The following coding sequences lie in one Niabella agricola genomic window:
- a CDS encoding serine hydrolase domain-containing protein, whose translation MKRIRLLLIGMLLQFAAMAQLKPMVPGKVPGGFEEARLQRIDHVIQDYVQKNWIKGASALIVYKGNIVYNKAFGISNAQMPLKTDAIFRIASQTKAITSVAVMMLFEEGKFLLDDPISKYIPAFANPKVLDQFNAADSSYTTVPAKRNITIRDLLTHTSGLDYAQIGSPNMKAIYAKAGIPAGFVIQPQRLADAIDKLGTLPLVHQPGERFTYGLNTDVLGRLVEVTSGMSLDAFFHKRIFEPLNMKDTYFHLPEAKQSRLVNVYTEDKGTKALVPWTDTTFRGITVNYPVNNNGYYSGGAGLVSTTADYAAFLQMILNKGVYNGKRLLSRHSVEMMTQNQIGDLALGSNKFGLGFEITTDKGFLKLGQSAGSFAWGGFFGTSYWGDPREEIVALLFVQQWPFSHGELGDKFKALVYQALK comes from the coding sequence ATGAAACGGATTCGCTTGTTACTGATCGGTATGCTCCTGCAGTTTGCCGCTATGGCCCAGTTAAAGCCTATGGTTCCGGGCAAAGTCCCTGGCGGCTTTGAAGAAGCACGCCTGCAACGCATCGACCATGTGATACAGGATTATGTACAAAAAAACTGGATCAAAGGGGCTTCGGCGCTCATTGTATATAAGGGCAACATCGTGTATAACAAAGCATTTGGCATCAGCAATGCGCAAATGCCGTTAAAGACGGATGCCATTTTCCGGATCGCTTCGCAAACGAAGGCCATTACCAGTGTAGCGGTAATGATGCTTTTTGAGGAAGGTAAGTTTCTGCTGGATGACCCCATTTCCAAATACATCCCGGCATTTGCAAATCCTAAAGTGCTGGATCAGTTTAATGCAGCGGATTCTTCTTATACCACGGTGCCGGCAAAAAGAAATATTACCATTCGCGATCTGCTCACCCATACTTCGGGGCTGGATTATGCACAAATAGGATCTCCCAACATGAAGGCGATTTATGCGAAGGCCGGCATTCCCGCAGGCTTTGTGATACAGCCCCAGCGTTTGGCAGATGCGATCGACAAGCTGGGAACCCTGCCGCTGGTGCATCAGCCGGGGGAGCGGTTTACGTATGGTTTAAATACCGATGTACTGGGCCGGCTGGTAGAAGTTACTTCCGGTATGAGCCTGGATGCATTCTTTCATAAACGCATCTTTGAACCGCTGAATATGAAGGATACCTATTTTCATTTACCGGAGGCAAAACAATCACGGCTGGTAAACGTGTATACCGAAGATAAAGGAACGAAGGCGTTGGTTCCCTGGACGGATACTACTTTTCGAGGCATCACGGTAAATTATCCGGTAAATAATAATGGCTATTATTCCGGCGGTGCAGGCCTTGTGTCTACGACTGCCGATTATGCAGCTTTTTTACAAATGATCTTAAACAAAGGCGTATACAACGGAAAGCGGCTGCTATCCCGGCATTCGGTTGAAATGATGACCCAGAACCAGATTGGCGATCTTGCCCTGGGTAGCAATAAGTTTGGACTGGGCTTTGAAATTACAACAGATAAAGGCTTCCTAAAGCTGGGTCAATCGGCCGGCAGCTTTGCCTGGGGCGGGTTTTTTGGTACTTCTTACTGGGGTGATCCCCGGGAAGAGATCGTAGCATTGCTTTTTGTGCAACAGTGGCCGTTCTCGCATGGTGAATTAGGCGATAAATTTAAAGCCCTGGTGTACCAGGCATTGAAATAA
- a CDS encoding CRISPR-associated endoribonuclease Cas6 codes for MKSFVIGLFQYERLLVGDENTTASFKIKGLEPLPEPEYTPEEGGFASLWIKPVSPVALHNPSNAAFLFPEEPEFIEAVNASWRQKIAETYDTATAEKALLTSKLASIASRTRFRFASITNEDGTTKNIRGCLNFVLKVTAREPFLHLLLNTGMGAYNHQGLGFLEVAAPEIMTKVP; via the coding sequence ATGAAATCCTTTGTCATCGGGCTTTTTCAGTATGAGCGGCTTTTGGTTGGGGATGAAAACACGACCGCTTCCTTTAAAATAAAAGGGCTGGAGCCGTTGCCCGAACCGGAGTATACGCCGGAAGAAGGTGGTTTTGCCTCTTTATGGATCAAGCCGGTTTCACCGGTGGCACTGCACAACCCCTCCAATGCAGCCTTTTTGTTCCCGGAAGAACCGGAATTTATCGAAGCTGTTAATGCCTCCTGGCGTCAGAAAATAGCAGAAACCTATGACACTGCAACTGCGGAAAAAGCACTGTTAACCTCAAAACTGGCAAGTATTGCCAGTCGTACCAGGTTTCGGTTTGCAAGTATCACCAATGAGGATGGAACCACAAAAAACATCCGGGGCTGTTTAAACTTTGTGCTGAAAGTAACCGCCCGGGAGCCGTTTCTCCACCTTTTGCTGAATACCGGGATGGGTGCTTATAACCACCAGGGATTGGGATTCCTGGAAGTGGCCGCTCCGGAAATAATGACTAAGGTTCCGTAA
- a CDS encoding carboxylesterase family protein has protein sequence MKKKLLIVAAVLISVITHAQDYSLFQKFRFIQSGDTLPYRLLLPEQYDPQKKYPLVLFLHGRGESGNDNEAQLLHGAALFLKAENRKNFPAIVVFPQNAVKYFWSNVQIVADSGGKRSFYFTEDGPPSPSMKLAMGLMEDLGRKYRIKQDQVYVMGLSMGGMGTFEIVNRMPHTFAAAIPICGGANPAIAPRLKHTAWWVFHGDKDVVVAPAYSRKMVEAMKAKGVDVRATFYPEAGHNSWDATFAEPGLLPWLFAHKTKR, from the coding sequence ATGAAAAAGAAATTGCTGATCGTTGCCGCTGTTTTGATTTCAGTAATCACCCATGCGCAGGACTATTCCTTATTTCAAAAATTCCGGTTCATACAAAGTGGTGATACATTACCCTACCGGTTGTTGCTTCCCGAGCAATATGATCCGCAAAAGAAATATCCGCTGGTATTGTTCCTGCATGGCCGTGGCGAAAGCGGCAATGATAATGAAGCACAGTTGCTGCATGGAGCCGCTTTGTTTCTGAAAGCGGAAAACAGGAAAAATTTTCCGGCGATCGTCGTATTCCCGCAAAATGCGGTAAAATATTTTTGGAGCAATGTGCAGATTGTTGCAGACTCAGGTGGGAAGCGGAGTTTTTATTTTACGGAAGACGGTCCGCCATCACCCAGCATGAAATTGGCAATGGGCCTCATGGAAGACCTCGGCCGGAAGTACCGCATCAAACAGGACCAGGTATATGTAATGGGGCTCAGCATGGGAGGTATGGGCACGTTTGAGATCGTGAACCGTATGCCGCATACATTTGCCGCCGCTATCCCCATTTGCGGCGGTGCCAATCCGGCTATTGCTCCCCGTTTAAAACATACGGCCTGGTGGGTATTTCATGGAGATAAAGATGTAGTGGTGGCACCGGCGTACTCCCGTAAAATGGTGGAGGCCATGAAGGCAAAAGGAGTAGATGTACGGGCGACTTTTTATCCGGAAGCGGGTCATAACAGCTGGGATGCCACCTTTGCGGAACCCGGATTATTGCCATGGCTTTTTGCACATAAAACGAAAAGATAA
- a CDS encoding glycerophosphodiester phosphodiesterase family protein — protein sequence MKQRLFPVAILGVLLSGSVPANTQPSKNKISFSKNPIVAHRGAFKKNGLPENSIASLKHAIALKCTGTEFDIHMTADDSLVINHDPHYNKLTIEKTTYAELIKTPLSNGEKLPTLQEYTLAGLKNNRSTRLVFEIKPSGISKDRALQVTERVVSLVHRLGAAPMAVYISFDYDVCKKVKQLDPQAHVQYLNGDKSPEEIKADGLDGVDYHYSVFQKHPDWITQAKKNNIALNAWTVNTVAEMDWLLANGFDFITTNEPELLAEQLKKTPASKGWKLTWSDEFNQNGLPDEHKWGYDVGGHGWGNKELQYYTKADSNNALVKNGKLFITALKQNHDKNTYTSARLITKGKGDWLYGRVEVSAKLPAGRGVWPAIWMLPTDWKYGGWPASGEIDIMENVGYNPDTVFSSVHTKSFNHVIGTQKTKGLFLKDAGSNFHLYAMEWNRNRIDFFVDDQLFFSFRNTGKGFKEWPFDQRFHLLLNIAIGGNWGGLKGVDAQLDKAVMEVDYVRVFQK from the coding sequence ATGAAACAACGTTTATTTCCGGTTGCAATACTGGGCGTATTGTTAAGCGGAAGCGTACCGGCAAATACGCAGCCCTCAAAAAACAAGATCAGTTTTTCGAAAAATCCCATCGTAGCACACCGGGGGGCATTTAAAAAGAATGGACTCCCGGAGAACTCCATTGCATCATTAAAACACGCTATAGCGTTAAAGTGCACAGGTACGGAGTTCGACATTCATATGACGGCCGATGACTCGCTGGTGATTAATCATGACCCGCATTATAACAAGCTGACGATTGAAAAAACAACCTATGCAGAACTGATCAAAACCCCGTTATCGAATGGGGAAAAATTGCCCACACTACAGGAATATACCCTGGCCGGGTTAAAAAACAACCGTTCCACAAGACTGGTATTTGAGATCAAACCTTCCGGTATCAGTAAAGACAGGGCTTTGCAGGTGACCGAGCGCGTAGTAAGCCTCGTGCACCGGCTGGGAGCAGCTCCAATGGCGGTATATATCAGTTTTGATTATGATGTATGCAAAAAGGTAAAGCAGTTAGATCCGCAGGCACATGTACAATATTTAAACGGGGATAAATCGCCGGAGGAAATAAAGGCCGATGGTCTGGACGGGGTGGACTATCATTATTCAGTATTTCAAAAACACCCGGACTGGATCACGCAGGCAAAGAAAAATAATATAGCGCTCAACGCCTGGACAGTAAACACTGTTGCGGAGATGGATTGGCTGCTGGCTAACGGGTTTGATTTTATTACGACCAATGAGCCGGAACTGCTGGCGGAACAACTTAAAAAAACACCCGCATCCAAAGGATGGAAACTGACATGGAGCGACGAGTTTAACCAGAACGGGTTACCGGATGAACACAAATGGGGATACGATGTAGGAGGCCATGGCTGGGGCAATAAGGAGCTGCAGTATTATACGAAGGCGGACAGCAACAATGCGTTGGTTAAAAACGGGAAGCTGTTTATTACGGCGCTCAAACAAAACCACGATAAAAATACCTATACCTCTGCCCGGCTGATCACAAAGGGAAAAGGCGACTGGTTGTACGGCAGGGTGGAAGTAAGCGCCAAATTACCGGCGGGCAGAGGGGTGTGGCCTGCTATATGGATGCTACCCACTGATTGGAAATATGGCGGCTGGCCGGCAAGCGGTGAAATTGACATTATGGAAAATGTGGGGTATAACCCGGATACCGTATTCAGCAGTGTACATACCAAATCGTTTAATCATGTAATCGGCACACAAAAAACAAAAGGGCTCTTTTTAAAGGATGCAGGGTCAAATTTTCATCTGTACGCTATGGAATGGAACAGGAACCGGATCGATTTTTTTGTAGACGACCAGCTGTTCTTTTCTTTTCGGAACACGGGAAAAGGATTTAAAGAATGGCCCTTTGATCAAAGGTTTCACCTGTTGCTGAACATAGCGATCGGTGGAAATTGGGGCGGACTAAAAGGGGTGGATGCGCAGCTCGACAAGGCCGTTATGGAAGTGGACTATGTGCGGGTGTTTCAGAAATGA
- a CDS encoding ATP-binding protein, with product MIGIMAILLLLELCILWWALGTLSATRAFVNGEGLWSKGQKNAVTSLLLYAHSRDESDYQDYLHFLKVPMGDRKLRLALSVSKPDIAAARLGMLEGRNHPEDIDGVIRLFLRFKKVSFLKEAIAIWSAADASLDQLIRMGNVLHDQINTASTSKQEIHVSLSSIKQLNITVTQLEDDFSRILGAGARWLERMVLWLVLALSLTIGTISLLIAISVSRSIVKGAREIIRGTGLVSEGVLNTRIQVYSGDEIGRLAQAFNQMIDKLEHNLHQIQQLEDTGVNLKREKERAEASEKTKQLFLAKMSHEIRTPMNAILGFARLLEDSLTTREQQEYIRIIIKSGDSLLVILNDILDFSRMEAGKIVFENAPFSPRDIVHTAKLMMEPRARQKGLNIDCAIDRELPEKLMGDSVRLNQVLLNLLSNAIKFTTRGEIRLSVRLTEAREDDCLVEFEVADTGIGIPAAQQERIFESFEQVAHTRAHRFGGIGLGLSIVKQLIEMQRGVLFVDSKPGYGSRFYFRLSFRRCRETEPAVIEYTGIIDTDCSGIRVLVAEDNKINQMLVIKVLKKQGFETVLAENGLAVLEKYRQGDFDVILMDLQMPVMDGYEAAQRIRLLGNGKNSVPIIALSAHTIQGEYERCMAVGINDFISKPFNREELYSKILRLVRDKKPESFSIQ from the coding sequence ATGATTGGAATAATGGCCATATTGCTCCTGCTGGAACTTTGTATTCTTTGGTGGGCATTGGGAACGCTTTCGGCAACCAGGGCATTTGTAAACGGAGAAGGGCTATGGTCAAAAGGCCAGAAGAATGCAGTCACCAGCCTGTTGTTGTATGCGCATTCGCGGGATGAAAGCGATTACCAGGATTATCTCCATTTTCTCAAAGTGCCGATGGGCGACCGGAAACTCCGGCTGGCGCTCTCGGTCAGCAAGCCGGATATTGCTGCAGCAAGGCTTGGAATGCTGGAAGGGCGCAATCATCCGGAGGATATAGATGGAGTAATCCGGCTTTTTTTGCGGTTTAAGAAGGTGTCCTTTCTTAAAGAAGCCATTGCGATCTGGTCTGCAGCGGACGCCAGCCTGGATCAGTTGATCCGGATGGGGAATGTCTTACACGATCAGATCAATACGGCGTCCACCTCAAAACAGGAGATTCATGTATCGCTGAGTAGCATAAAACAATTGAACATTACGGTTACACAGCTGGAAGACGATTTTTCCCGTATCCTGGGAGCCGGTGCGCGCTGGTTGGAACGAATGGTATTGTGGCTGGTGCTGGCATTGTCGCTTACCATTGGAACCATCAGCCTGCTGATCGCCATTTCTGTAAGCAGAAGTATTGTAAAAGGTGCCCGGGAAATCATACGGGGTACCGGTCTGGTAAGTGAAGGGGTGCTGAACACAAGAATTCAGGTGTATTCCGGCGATGAAATCGGACGCCTGGCACAGGCATTTAATCAGATGATTGATAAACTGGAGCACAATTTGCACCAGATTCAGCAGCTGGAAGATACTGGTGTAAACCTGAAGCGGGAGAAAGAAAGGGCCGAGGCCTCAGAAAAGACAAAACAACTCTTCCTGGCAAAAATGAGCCATGAAATACGTACTCCTATGAATGCTATACTGGGCTTTGCACGCCTGCTGGAGGATTCGCTTACTACCCGGGAGCAACAGGAGTACATCCGCATCATTATTAAATCTGGCGATAGCCTCCTCGTCATCTTAAATGATATCCTGGATTTTTCGAGGATGGAGGCCGGCAAGATCGTTTTTGAAAACGCGCCCTTCAGTCCGCGTGATATTGTTCATACCGCAAAACTGATGATGGAGCCCAGGGCCCGGCAAAAGGGGTTGAACATCGATTGTGCCATTGATAGGGAACTGCCCGAAAAACTAATGGGTGATTCCGTACGGCTCAACCAGGTTCTATTGAACCTGTTGTCAAACGCTATTAAATTTACTACCCGCGGAGAGATCCGGCTATCGGTTCGCTTAACAGAAGCGCGCGAAGATGACTGCCTGGTTGAATTTGAAGTGGCCGATACCGGTATCGGCATACCCGCCGCGCAGCAGGAACGGATCTTTGAGAGTTTTGAGCAGGTAGCCCATACCAGGGCGCACCGGTTTGGCGGTATCGGATTGGGACTTAGCATTGTAAAGCAACTCATCGAAATGCAACGCGGAGTATTGTTTGTAGACAGCAAACCCGGGTACGGATCCCGGTTTTATTTCCGGCTTTCCTTTAGGCGATGCCGGGAAACCGAACCGGCTGTCATAGAATATACCGGCATCATCGATACAGATTGCAGCGGGATACGGGTATTGGTTGCAGAAGACAATAAGATCAATCAAATGCTGGTAATAAAAGTGCTGAAAAAGCAGGGATTTGAAACAGTACTGGCAGAAAATGGCCTGGCAGTGCTCGAAAAATACCGGCAGGGTGATTTCGATGTTATCCTGATGGATCTTCAGATGCCGGTAATGGATGGATATGAAGCGGCGCAAAGGATTCGCTTACTGGGCAACGGAAAAAACAGCGTTCCTATCATCGCCTTATCGGCACATACAATACAGGGCGAATATGAACGCTGCATGGCAGTAGGCATCAACGATTTTATTTCCAAACCATTCAACAGGGAGGAATTATACAGCAAAATTCTTCGCCTGGTCAGGGACAAAAAGCCGGAATCTTTTTCCATACAGTAA
- a CDS encoding c-type cytochrome domain-containing protein, producing the protein MTMLALVDFIGRFHPVWVHLPIGILLMACLFQLFAKRYPLLKPAIPVLLFWGAITALVSCITGYLLSLTGDYDEALVAQHQWMGIATAAISLILYVATRLSLAARYARFGAAIILVLIMITGHLGGSLTHGADYLTAGIGGGGAEQEIKPIPNIQEAVLYTDVVQPVLQRKCYSCHGSSKQKGKLRLDGEVQILKGGKDGKAIESGKPDESILVKRLLLPLNDDDHMPPKEKPQLSPNEVAILSWWISTGNSFTKKVKELPQPDKIKPVLAALQSGRSGNTAKNTELPEDEVGAADEGALTKLKEAGIMAVPVSNETNYLSVSFVAAGGRAQELVKLLEPLKKQIVWLKLDDSNINDEGLAVIAKFTHLTRLQLANTKITDEGLSQLRSLKQLQVLNLVGTAVTEKGLASLKELKSLRTLYLYKTGVGGAAWARLKQSFPKVILDSGGYVVPILPTDTMLVTADNKK; encoded by the coding sequence ATGACGATGCTTGCACTTGTGGATTTTATCGGACGCTTTCATCCTGTATGGGTGCACCTGCCCATTGGCATCCTGCTGATGGCTTGCTTATTCCAGTTGTTTGCAAAACGGTATCCCCTGCTGAAGCCAGCCATTCCTGTATTGTTGTTTTGGGGGGCAATAACGGCTCTTGTTTCCTGTATCACCGGTTACCTGCTGTCTTTAACCGGAGATTATGACGAAGCACTGGTAGCACAACATCAATGGATGGGCATTGCCACAGCAGCCATATCATTGATATTGTATGTTGCAACCCGGCTCTCACTGGCTGCCCGGTATGCCCGCTTCGGAGCGGCAATCATCCTTGTGCTGATTATGATTACGGGGCACCTGGGAGGTTCCCTCACCCACGGCGCTGATTATCTGACAGCCGGGATCGGCGGAGGCGGGGCAGAGCAGGAAATAAAACCGATCCCCAATATACAGGAAGCCGTCCTGTACACGGATGTAGTACAGCCGGTATTGCAGCGGAAATGCTACAGTTGTCATGGCAGCAGCAAGCAAAAAGGCAAACTGCGTTTGGATGGAGAAGTGCAGATCCTGAAAGGGGGAAAAGATGGAAAAGCCATCGAAAGCGGCAAGCCGGATGAAAGCATCCTGGTAAAACGGCTGCTGCTGCCGCTAAACGACGACGATCACATGCCGCCCAAGGAAAAACCTCAGCTAAGTCCCAACGAAGTAGCCATTCTGAGCTGGTGGATAAGTACCGGCAATAGCTTTACAAAAAAGGTAAAGGAATTGCCGCAGCCGGATAAAATAAAACCCGTACTGGCAGCGCTGCAATCGGGCCGTTCCGGTAATACTGCAAAAAATACGGAACTGCCGGAAGATGAAGTAGGCGCGGCGGATGAGGGCGCGCTGACGAAACTGAAAGAAGCAGGTATTATGGCCGTTCCGGTTTCCAATGAAACCAATTACCTTTCGGTAAGCTTTGTCGCCGCCGGCGGTAGGGCGCAGGAACTGGTTAAACTTTTGGAGCCTTTGAAAAAACAGATTGTATGGCTAAAGCTGGACGACAGCAATATCAATGACGAGGGATTAGCGGTCATTGCAAAATTTACGCATCTTACCCGGCTGCAATTGGCAAACACAAAAATAACGGATGAAGGACTGTCACAGCTCCGGTCGCTGAAGCAATTACAGGTATTAAACCTGGTTGGTACGGCCGTCACGGAAAAAGGATTGGCATCCCTAAAGGAACTGAAATCGCTGAGAACCCTTTATCTCTATAAAACAGGTGTTGGAGGGGCCGCATGGGCCCGATTGAAACAATCGTTTCCAAAAGTAATACTGGACTCTGGCGGCTATGTCGTGCCCATCCTGCCAACCGATACAATGCTGGTTACAGCAGATAATAAGAAATAA
- a CDS encoding metallophosphoesterase family protein, translated as MRRVLRFLLLKPVLWAARKFDSSPDKARIYDALTRLFNHILNNPGKLGPVISFDSKTDRLIIFSDQHKGARNGADDFAIAAPAYRAALAYYNEQQFRFINLGDCEELWENTLSKVKKYNADEFIAEKAFVQRDAFVKVIGNHDLYWGNDPLAGLELEALYGKKIKAWEGVILRTDINERELRIFCTHGHQGDANSDGNWFTKFFISRIWGPLQSYLQINTNEPSNNAYKKTVHNEIMYEWSAEQDQILLITGHTHQPVFESLTHIERLYRQMDIAREHNDAKTIQRIQEETNLYQERFNNLVFDYKKMLPTYFNTGCCCFSDGDITGIEIAEGSIRLVKWQSKGQSPGRTVLEEMPLAAVMEQIQR; from the coding sequence ATGCGCCGGGTTCTTCGGTTTCTTTTATTAAAACCCGTTCTATGGGCTGCCAGAAAATTTGATTCCAGTCCGGATAAAGCCCGCATCTATGATGCGCTTACCAGGCTTTTTAATCATATTCTAAACAACCCGGGTAAGCTGGGGCCGGTGATCAGTTTTGACAGCAAAACAGACCGGCTGATTATTTTCTCCGATCAGCATAAAGGAGCCCGCAACGGAGCCGACGACTTTGCAATTGCGGCTCCGGCCTACCGGGCGGCGTTAGCATATTACAATGAGCAGCAGTTCCGTTTTATAAACCTGGGCGACTGCGAGGAGCTTTGGGAGAACACGCTGTCGAAGGTTAAAAAATACAATGCAGACGAATTTATAGCAGAGAAGGCATTTGTGCAGCGGGATGCTTTTGTAAAGGTGATTGGTAACCATGACCTGTACTGGGGCAACGACCCGCTGGCAGGACTTGAACTGGAAGCCCTGTACGGAAAAAAAATAAAGGCCTGGGAAGGAGTGATCCTGCGTACCGATATCAATGAGCGGGAATTGCGCATCTTTTGCACCCATGGCCACCAGGGTGATGCCAACAGCGATGGGAACTGGTTTACCAAGTTTTTTATTTCCCGGATCTGGGGGCCACTGCAGTCTTATCTGCAAATCAATACCAATGAGCCCTCCAACAATGCATATAAAAAAACAGTGCACAATGAGATCATGTACGAATGGTCGGCAGAACAGGACCAGATCCTGTTGATCACCGGTCATACACATCAACCCGTTTTTGAATCGCTTACACATATAGAGCGGTTGTATCGTCAAATGGATATCGCCAGGGAACACAATGATGCAAAAACGATTCAAAGAATACAGGAGGAAACCAATCTTTATCAGGAACGGTTTAATAACCTGGTCTTTGATTATAAGAAAATGCTGCCCACCTATTTCAATACGGGCTGCTGCTGCTTTTCAGATGGCGATATTACCGGCATAGAAATAGCGGAAGGATCAATCCGTCTTGTAAAATGGCAGAGCAAGGGGCAAAGCCCTGGCCGGACCGTATTGGAAGAAATGCCGCTTGCTGCGGTGATGGAGCAGATACAGCGGTGA
- a CDS encoding sugar phosphate isomerase/epimerase family protein has protein sequence MNHSRRSFLKSSSAAAAAGLFFPYGAVAARPELLKAPAKAGFRLVVMATNWGFNGTADAFCAAAKKEGYDGIEVWWPGEAAQQKELFDALKRHQLEVGFLCGGYQPVWKEHLEYFKKAASAAAGNPAQKPVYINCHSGRDHFSYEENKAFIDFTSGLSTQTGITICHETHRSRMLFAAHVARQFIEKNPSLKVTLDISHWCNVHESMLGDQQETVAMALARVEHIHARIGHPEGPQVNDPRAPEWETIVKQHFDWWDVVAARKRQRGETMTVLTEFGPPTYMPVLPYTQQPVADQWAINVHMMKTLRNRYQ, from the coding sequence ATGAATCATAGCAGAAGAAGCTTTTTAAAATCATCATCCGCCGCGGCTGCAGCGGGTTTGTTTTTCCCTTATGGAGCTGTTGCGGCAAGGCCGGAGTTATTGAAAGCGCCCGCAAAAGCCGGTTTCCGGCTCGTGGTTATGGCTACGAACTGGGGATTTAACGGAACTGCAGATGCCTTTTGTGCAGCTGCCAAAAAAGAAGGGTACGACGGTATTGAAGTTTGGTGGCCGGGAGAAGCGGCACAGCAAAAAGAACTGTTTGACGCATTAAAGAGGCACCAGCTGGAGGTGGGGTTCCTTTGCGGGGGCTATCAGCCCGTTTGGAAAGAGCATTTGGAATACTTTAAAAAAGCCGCTTCCGCTGCCGCCGGAAACCCGGCGCAAAAACCGGTGTACATCAACTGTCATTCTGGGCGGGATCATTTCAGCTACGAAGAAAACAAAGCTTTCATCGATTTTACCAGCGGGCTTTCTACGCAAACCGGCATCACCATTTGCCACGAAACCCATCGTTCGCGTATGTTGTTTGCTGCACATGTGGCCCGGCAGTTCATTGAAAAGAACCCGTCGTTAAAAGTAACACTTGACATTTCGCACTGGTGTAATGTACATGAAAGCATGCTGGGCGACCAGCAGGAAACCGTTGCGATGGCGCTGGCAAGAGTAGAACATATTCATGCCCGGATTGGGCATCCGGAAGGGCCGCAGGTAAACGACCCCCGCGCGCCGGAATGGGAAACGATCGTAAAACAGCATTTCGACTGGTGGGACGTGGTCGCTGCACGCAAACGGCAACGGGGCGAAACAATGACGGTGCTTACGGAATTTGGTCCACCTACCTATATGCCGGTGTTGCCCTATACGCAGCAACCTGTAGCCGATCAATGGGCGATCAATGTACACATGATGAAAACACTTAGAAACCGGTATCAATAA